One genomic window of Methanosalsum zhilinae DSM 4017 includes the following:
- the carA gene encoding glutamine-hydrolyzing carbamoyl-phosphate synthase small subunit encodes MDAVLGLEDGTYVKGTGFGAEGTVRGELVFTTQYTGYEEALTDPSYKGQILMFTYPLIGNYGVSGDHFQSDGIKAEGFVVRELCNYPSHHRSSRNIVQWAEDEGIPGISEIDTRMLTIKTREHGAMRSALIVGSDDGEEAVELARKLPPISELDLLSKVTCREPYHIKSEKSSLNKMNAVVIDLGLKNNILSSLLDRGVDITVVPATSPASTIESYDPDFLFLTNGPGDPRHASAAINNVKEFAGQFPIMGICFGNQIIGRAMGADTYKLKFGHRGANQPVKDLESGNIYITSQNHGFAVDGDSLDGTEIKVTQVNANDQTVEGISHDYLDIFSVQYHPEAHAGPMDTESLFFDKVIRTVGGAK; translated from the coding sequence ATGGATGCGGTATTAGGATTAGAAGATGGAACATACGTTAAAGGCACAGGTTTTGGTGCCGAAGGTACAGTTCGTGGTGAACTTGTTTTTACAACTCAGTACACCGGATACGAAGAGGCTCTTACTGATCCTTCTTATAAGGGACAGATTTTGATGTTCACATATCCTCTGATAGGAAACTATGGAGTAAGTGGAGATCACTTCCAATCAGATGGGATTAAGGCGGAAGGTTTTGTTGTGCGGGAGCTGTGCAACTATCCCAGCCATCACAGATCCTCACGTAATATAGTTCAGTGGGCTGAAGATGAAGGGATTCCCGGTATTTCAGAGATTGATACTCGAATGTTGACCATCAAAACACGTGAACACGGAGCAATGCGGTCAGCTTTGATTGTAGGAAGTGATGACGGTGAAGAAGCTGTGGAGCTTGCAAGAAAGTTACCTCCAATATCTGAACTCGATCTTTTATCGAAAGTGACCTGCAGAGAGCCATACCATATAAAGAGTGAAAAAAGCTCCTTGAATAAAATGAATGCGGTGGTAATTGATCTTGGACTGAAGAATAATATACTATCCAGTCTTTTGGACCGAGGAGTAGATATTACAGTTGTTCCGGCTACATCACCGGCTTCAACAATTGAAAGTTATGATCCGGATTTCCTTTTTCTGACAAATGGTCCCGGAGATCCCAGACATGCGTCAGCTGCCATAAATAATGTGAAGGAATTTGCAGGTCAGTTTCCTATAATGGGCATATGTTTCGGAAATCAGATAATTGGTCGTGCAATGGGTGCAGATACTTACAAACTCAAATTCGGTCACAGAGGAGCAAATCAACCAGTGAAGGATCTTGAATCCGGTAATATTTATATTACTTCTCAGAATCACGGATTTGCAGTTGATGGTGATTCTCTGGACGGTACTGAAATAAAGGTAACGCAGGTGAATGCCAATGATCAGACCGTTGAAGGAATTTCTCACGATTATCTGGATATTTTCAGTGTGCAATATCATCCGGAAGCCCACGCGGGCCCCATGGATACTGAAAGTTTATTCTTTGATAAAGTTATCAGGACTGTCGGAGGTGCAAAATAA
- the carB gene encoding carbamoyl-phosphate synthase large subunit, with the protein MPKRNDIKKILLIGSGPIMIGQAAEFDFSGSQACRSLKEEGYEVVLVNSNPATIMTDPETADAVYIEPLEARVIEKIIEKERPDGIIAGIGGQTGLNMTSELAELGILDKYGVKLLGTSLDAIRDTEDRELFKQAMERVGEKVARSRAISSIADAEKMIDELGLPLIVRPAYTLGGAGGGIARTRDELLQIVENGLRRSRINQVLIEESVLGWKEFEYEVIRDSNDTCLVICNMENIDPMGIHTGESMVVTPSQTLTDEEHQTLRSAAIKIIRSFGIEGGCNIQFAAKDGEYRVVEVNPRVSRSSALASKATGYPIARVSAKIAVGMRLDEILNDVTKKTPASFEPTIDYVVTKIPRWPFDKFVTADKTLTTSMKSTGEVMSIGRTIEQSLLKAVRSLDIDIDLGSGKWDRNEIINLLKIPTSERLFVIYKALETGFTVDEICEMSSIDPFFIQKMKNIVDIEDEFRKYSNLPVEEIPSSLLKKAKRMGLTDSRIAALTDKTREEINDLRRSTGISVTYKMVDTCAAEFAAATPYYYSCYETQCEAEPTDRKKILIIGAGPIRIGQGIEFDYCTVHAVSAIRSEGIETHIINNNPETVSTDYDTSDKLFFEPITLEDVMNVIDRERPYGVLVQFGGQTSVNLALSLENELKRRQDLETVILGTSPESIDIAEDREKFNQMMNRLDIKQPDAGYATSHEEALKIASRIGYPVLVRPSYVLGGRAMEIVYDRNDLERYMREAVRVSPEHPILIDDFLEGAIEIDVDAVCDGKDVLIGAIMEHIEEAGVHSGDSACVIPPQSLSEDTLSTVREYTRKIALSLNVKGLINIQMAKKGDDIYVLEANPRSSRTIPFVSKAVGLPLAKIAAQVIIGHTLKDLGYTQEKEPSVDHVSVKEVLLPFDKLPGADPVLGPEMKSTGEVMGIDYSFGLAFFKAQLSAENLLPLAGKVFMSIRNEDKEKMVEVARKMQKVGLELMGTRGTSNYMSEHGIEMETIKKVHDGSPNVIDMLRRNEVSLIINTPTSKQARKDGYQIRRAAVDFRVPYITTVQAAVAAAEAMDAMKNGDIIIKSVNDYNREVLQGSYKQ; encoded by the coding sequence ATGCCAAAAAGGAATGACATAAAAAAGATCCTGCTGATAGGCTCCGGACCTATCATGATCGGACAGGCAGCAGAGTTTGATTTTTCTGGAAGCCAGGCATGTAGATCTCTTAAAGAGGAAGGCTATGAGGTAGTTCTGGTAAACTCAAATCCGGCAACTATTATGACAGATCCTGAAACTGCAGATGCGGTTTATATCGAACCTCTTGAAGCAAGGGTTATAGAAAAAATTATTGAAAAAGAACGCCCAGATGGTATTATTGCCGGTATAGGGGGGCAGACCGGGCTTAACATGACCAGTGAACTGGCCGAACTGGGTATTCTTGATAAATACGGGGTAAAGCTTCTGGGAACTTCTCTGGATGCAATAAGGGATACAGAAGACCGTGAATTATTCAAACAGGCAATGGAAAGAGTTGGAGAAAAGGTAGCTCGCAGCAGAGCTATTTCTTCCATAGCAGATGCCGAAAAAATGATCGATGAGCTTGGACTTCCCCTGATCGTAAGACCTGCCTATACACTTGGGGGAGCAGGGGGTGGAATTGCCCGCACAAGAGATGAACTCTTGCAGATCGTGGAAAATGGACTTCGCAGAAGTCGTATCAACCAGGTTCTTATCGAAGAAAGTGTTCTTGGGTGGAAGGAATTTGAATATGAGGTTATCAGGGATTCAAATGACACATGTCTTGTTATATGCAATATGGAAAATATCGATCCAATGGGAATCCATACCGGTGAATCGATGGTTGTAACTCCATCCCAGACTCTCACAGATGAAGAACATCAGACTCTCAGGTCGGCTGCAATAAAGATCATCCGTTCTTTTGGGATAGAAGGTGGCTGTAACATCCAGTTCGCAGCAAAAGATGGTGAATACAGGGTTGTTGAGGTAAATCCTCGTGTATCCCGTTCATCAGCACTTGCATCCAAGGCAACAGGTTATCCTATTGCCAGAGTCAGTGCGAAAATAGCTGTTGGTATGAGGCTGGATGAGATATTGAATGATGTAACCAAGAAGACACCTGCATCATTTGAACCCACAATAGACTATGTTGTGACCAAAATTCCCAGATGGCCTTTTGATAAATTCGTAACTGCTGATAAAACCCTTACCACATCAATGAAAAGTACTGGAGAGGTAATGTCCATTGGTAGGACGATCGAACAATCATTGCTCAAGGCAGTTCGCTCTCTTGATATCGATATAGACTTGGGATCCGGCAAGTGGGACAGAAATGAAATTATAAACTTGCTGAAAATACCAACCAGTGAAAGACTTTTTGTAATTTATAAAGCTCTTGAGACTGGATTTACAGTGGATGAAATCTGTGAAATGAGCAGCATAGATCCCTTCTTTATTCAGAAGATGAAGAATATTGTAGATATTGAGGATGAGTTTAGAAAATATTCTAATCTACCTGTCGAAGAGATCCCATCCTCACTCCTTAAAAAAGCCAAACGCATGGGTCTAACGGATTCACGAATTGCCGCACTTACAGATAAGACCCGTGAGGAGATTAATGATCTAAGGCGCAGTACAGGTATTTCGGTGACCTACAAGATGGTGGACACATGCGCAGCCGAGTTTGCTGCAGCAACTCCTTATTATTATTCCTGCTATGAAACACAGTGTGAAGCAGAACCTACAGATCGCAAAAAGATACTGATAATTGGTGCGGGTCCCATACGTATCGGTCAGGGTATTGAATTTGATTACTGTACAGTCCATGCTGTTTCTGCTATACGCAGTGAAGGTATTGAAACACATATCATCAACAATAATCCTGAAACAGTCTCCACAGATTATGATACTTCAGATAAACTGTTTTTTGAGCCCATTACCCTTGAAGATGTAATGAATGTTATTGACAGGGAGCGCCCGTATGGTGTACTGGTACAATTTGGAGGACAGACTTCTGTAAATCTTGCACTTTCACTTGAAAACGAACTTAAAAGACGGCAGGATCTGGAAACTGTTATTCTTGGAACATCCCCTGAGAGTATTGATATCGCAGAGGACAGGGAAAAATTCAATCAGATGATGAACAGATTGGACATAAAACAGCCAGATGCAGGATATGCAACATCACATGAAGAGGCATTGAAAATTGCATCAAGGATTGGATACCCTGTTCTTGTAAGACCCTCCTATGTACTTGGTGGCAGGGCCATGGAAATCGTTTATGACAGAAATGATCTTGAACGTTATATGCGGGAAGCTGTAAGAGTTTCTCCGGAGCATCCGATTCTGATTGATGATTTCCTTGAAGGTGCAATTGAGATTGATGTGGATGCTGTATGTGATGGGAAGGATGTTCTTATAGGTGCTATCATGGAGCACATAGAAGAAGCCGGAGTTCATTCCGGAGACTCAGCCTGTGTGATCCCGCCGCAATCACTGTCTGAAGATACACTATCCACAGTAAGGGAGTATACCCGCAAAATAGCTCTTTCATTGAATGTAAAGGGTCTGATCAACATTCAGATGGCTAAAAAAGGAGATGATATATATGTTCTGGAAGCAAACCCTCGTTCAAGCAGAACAATTCCTTTTGTATCCAAAGCAGTTGGATTGCCTCTAGCAAAAATAGCTGCTCAGGTTATTATTGGCCATACTCTGAAAGATCTGGGATACACTCAGGAAAAAGAACCCTCTGTAGATCATGTTTCTGTAAAAGAGGTTCTGTTGCCATTTGATAAACTTCCTGGTGCAGACCCGGTACTTGGTCCCGAGATGAAGAGTACCGGTGAGGTTATGGGTATTGATTATAGCTTCGGTCTTGCCTTCTTTAAGGCACAGTTGAGTGCTGAGAACCTTTTACCACTTGCTGGTAAGGTATTCATGTCTATCAGGAATGAAGATAAGGAAAAGATGGTGGAAGTTGCAAGGAAAATGCAGAAAGTAGGATTGGAGCTTATGGGTACCCGCGGCACTTCTAACTACATGTCAGAACATGGGATTGAAATGGAGACCATCAAGAAAGTTCATGATGGTAGTCCCAATGTTATCGATATGCTCCGGAGAAATGAAGTTTCTCTTATCATAAATACTCCCACTAGCAAGCAGGCACGCAAAGACGGCTATCAGATACGTAGAGCGGCTGTTGATTTCAGGGTGCCATACATTACCACTGTTCAGGCTGCAGTTGCAGCAGCCGAGGCAATGGATGCCATGAAGAATGGTGATATTATAATTAAATCGGTAAACGATTATAACCGGGAAGTATTGCAGGGCAGTTACAAGCAATAA
- a CDS encoding argininosuccinate synthase: MVKKAVLAYSGGLDTSVCIPLLKERYDCDEVITVAVDVGQPKEDLMKAEEKARKISDKHYTIDAREEFVNEYIFPLIKANGDYEGYVMGTSIARPLIAKKVVEIARKEDASALAHGCTGKGNDQLRFEAVFRLTDMEVIAPMRDMNLTREWEIEYAKEHGIPVTATSEKPWSVDENLWSRSIEGGLLEDPGYVPPEEIYEWTVSPEDAPDPQIIEIGFENGVPVSLNGQMSGGVELIATLNTLAGSHGVGRTDLIEDRVLGLKARENYEHPAATVLLTAHRDLEKLVLTRAELKFKSMVDSQWSELAYFGLVDEPLYQDLNAFIDRTQERVCGTVKLRLQKGSVSIMARTSPYALYSKELVSFDSETIDQKDAEGFSKYHGFQSRVYKRFVEKNE, encoded by the coding sequence ATGGTAAAAAAAGCAGTACTGGCATACTCTGGGGGTCTTGATACTTCAGTATGCATTCCCCTTCTGAAAGAAAGATATGATTGCGATGAGGTAATCACAGTAGCAGTTGATGTTGGACAGCCTAAAGAAGACCTGATGAAGGCTGAGGAGAAGGCTCGAAAGATTAGTGATAAGCATTATACCATTGATGCACGCGAGGAGTTTGTTAATGAATATATATTTCCCCTGATAAAAGCCAATGGGGATTATGAGGGCTATGTGATGGGCACCTCCATAGCACGTCCACTAATTGCGAAAAAAGTAGTAGAGATCGCCAGAAAGGAGGATGCATCTGCTCTTGCACACGGGTGTACCGGCAAAGGCAATGATCAGCTCAGGTTCGAAGCTGTTTTCAGGCTGACAGACATGGAAGTTATCGCTCCTATGAGGGATATGAACCTTACAAGAGAGTGGGAAATAGAATATGCAAAAGAACACGGTATACCTGTCACCGCAACATCAGAAAAACCATGGAGTGTAGATGAAAATCTCTGGAGCAGAAGTATTGAAGGAGGATTGCTTGAAGATCCCGGATATGTTCCTCCGGAGGAGATCTATGAATGGACTGTTTCTCCTGAAGATGCACCGGATCCTCAGATTATTGAAATTGGATTTGAGAATGGTGTACCTGTTTCTCTGAACGGGCAAATGTCTGGTGGTGTTGAGCTGATCGCTACTCTCAACACATTAGCAGGTTCTCATGGAGTCGGACGTACTGATCTGATCGAAGACAGAGTACTCGGACTCAAAGCCAGAGAGAATTATGAACACCCTGCAGCTACAGTATTGCTGACTGCCCACAGAGACCTGGAAAAATTAGTACTCACACGAGCTGAGCTAAAATTTAAATCTATGGTTGATTCACAGTGGTCTGAACTTGCCTACTTCGGTCTTGTAGATGAACCCCTGTACCAGGATTTGAACGCTTTTATCGACAGGACACAGGAAAGGGTATGCGGAACTGTTAAACTCAGGCTTCAGAAGGGCAGTGTATCTATTATGGCACGTACTTCTCCATATGCGCTGTACTCAAAAGAACTGGTATCCTTTGACAGTGAAACAATTGATCAAAAGGATGCAGAGGGCTTTTCAAAATACCATGGATTCCAGTCCAGGGTCTATAAACGCTTTGTAGAAAAAAATGAATGA
- a CDS encoding permease — protein MPERGKMMVFPVLEDTLGFFLKITLELTILFIGISFLIGLLQEYVHPDRIKNAACRSQNWIINNSLGAGLGMTTPFCSCSTIPLLLGMLKGGVPFGAAMSFLIASPLINPVIMGLLIALLGIRVAAIYFIIVFPAAVITGYVWNKLGFEDEIKNVTVRQSTCKKAYIQSSHRQKMAGAFRDSWTLFKQMLPWMLLGTGIGSLIYGYLPEEFILKIAGPSNPIAIPAAALIGIPMYIRVETMIPISDVLISKGMGIGAVMALIIGGSGASIPMVSLLSAIFNRKLVIAFIITVMVLATSGGILFSILS, from the coding sequence GTGCCAGAAAGAGGAAAAATGATGGTTTTCCCTGTACTGGAAGATACATTGGGATTTTTTCTGAAAATTACACTGGAACTGACTATTCTGTTTATTGGAATTTCATTTCTGATAGGATTATTGCAGGAATATGTTCATCCTGACAGAATAAAAAATGCTGCATGCCGCTCACAAAACTGGATAATAAACAACAGTCTTGGTGCAGGTCTGGGTATGACCACGCCTTTTTGCTCATGTTCCACAATACCTCTTCTTCTTGGAATGCTTAAAGGAGGTGTGCCTTTTGGAGCTGCAATGTCCTTTTTAATAGCATCCCCTCTGATTAACCCTGTTATCATGGGATTATTGATAGCTCTTCTGGGGATCAGGGTAGCTGCAATATATTTTATCATTGTATTCCCGGCAGCAGTTATTACAGGATATGTATGGAATAAACTGGGGTTTGAAGATGAAATAAAAAATGTCACAGTCCGGCAAAGTACATGCAAAAAAGCATATATACAGAGCAGTCACAGACAGAAGATGGCAGGTGCCTTTAGAGATTCATGGACTTTATTCAAGCAGATGCTTCCATGGATGCTACTGGGAACAGGAATCGGTTCACTGATTTACGGATATCTTCCGGAAGAATTCATATTAAAAATTGCAGGACCATCCAATCCAATCGCCATTCCTGCTGCTGCACTGATCGGAATACCCATGTATATAAGAGTGGAAACAATGATACCAATAAGTGATGTCCTTATTTCAAAAGGAATGGGAATCGGAGCTGTAATGGCATTGATCATTGGAGGTTCAGGAGCAAGTATACCAATGGTTTCATTGCTATCTGCAATATTTAATAGAAAGCTGGTTATTGCATTCATAATCACTGTAATGGTGCTTGCAACATCAGGTGGGATATTATTCTCCATCCTGAGCTGA
- a CDS encoding PadR family transcriptional regulator, protein MSNDYLDKKYWNGLIKISLSRLFILRVLYDEPLHGYEISRKISRMTNGCCAPTEGTLYPVLKEFEKEGYIICKKETVSGRSRKVCTLTEKGKRACCTGLEAWKETAQALLDVHEKLCQKEEK, encoded by the coding sequence TTGAGCAATGATTACCTGGATAAAAAATACTGGAACGGACTGATAAAAATCAGTCTTTCAAGACTCTTTATACTCCGAGTTCTTTATGATGAGCCACTGCACGGTTATGAGATATCCAGGAAAATATCCAGAATGACAAATGGATGCTGTGCACCGACTGAAGGAACACTGTATCCGGTTCTGAAAGAATTTGAAAAAGAAGGATATATTATCTGCAAAAAAGAGACTGTGAGTGGTCGAAGCCGTAAAGTCTGCACCCTAACTGAAAAAGGAAAAAGAGCATGCTGCACTGGTCTTGAGGCATGGAAAGAAACTGCTCAGGCACTGCTGGATGTCCATGAAAAACTGTGCCAGAAAGAGGAAAAATGA
- a CDS encoding diacylglycerol/polyprenol kinase family protein encodes MHSNTILQEFIRKSIHLTSVVIVIVYFYAGKNAVMGMLILFLLLFLIIENGRLKYNISIPLLQSLFRKNEISHPAGHIYFIIGAIISISIFSYEIASAAILMATFGDLTAALIGKKYGRTKIFHGPKSLEGSLSALIVNFVIGYLFLGGWPVALIMALSATIAELWFTHVDDNLAIPIFSGSVGYVAVFIISNI; translated from the coding sequence ATGCACTCAAATACTATTTTACAGGAATTTATCCGAAAAAGTATCCATCTTACCTCAGTTGTAATTGTGATCGTTTATTTTTATGCCGGAAAGAATGCTGTCATGGGAATGTTGATTCTTTTTTTACTCCTATTTCTGATTATTGAAAATGGGAGGTTAAAGTACAATATAAGCATTCCTCTTTTGCAGTCTCTGTTTAGAAAAAATGAAATATCTCATCCGGCTGGTCATATTTACTTTATAATTGGGGCGATAATCTCCATTTCGATCTTCAGTTATGAGATTGCCTCGGCTGCAATTCTGATGGCTACTTTTGGAGATTTGACTGCAGCACTTATTGGAAAAAAATATGGTAGAACAAAGATATTTCACGGTCCAAAATCGCTGGAAGGAAGTTTGAGTGCATTGATAGTTAATTTTGTTATTGGATACCTGTTCCTTGGAGGCTGGCCTGTTGCACTCATTATGGCATTATCTGCAACAATTGCAGAGCTGTGGTTTACACATGTAGACGATAATCTGGCAATTCCAATATTTTCAGGTTCAGTAGGGTATGTTGCAGTTTTCATTATTTCAAATATCTAG
- a CDS encoding citrate/2-methylcitrate synthase — translation MDNRKKGLEDVIAVETKIAYIDGIKGILAYRGINVADLMDYSYEEVSHLLLKGYLPDESELSDYITTLRNERELDSGVIDILRICNKQADAMDVLRTAVSYISQYDADYNDNSVDANTRKAVKMIAKFPTIVAAFYRIINGLEPVSPDSELGHGANFLYMLKGTRPTELEAEIMEKDLILSAEHGLNASTFASRITASTLSDIHSAIISGICTLKGPLHGGARLGAMNMLDEIGSIDNVENFVEECIIAKKRIAGFGHRVYKTYDPRARVYRNLAKELSYEDAENGWYEIAERLEDVVNREFVKKSAKIIYPNVDFYAAVAYKYLSIPAQLSTSIFALGRVAGWTSHCLEQYEDNRLIRPRAKFIWRIYDK, via the coding sequence GTGGATAACCGCAAAAAAGGTTTAGAGGATGTTATTGCCGTTGAAACAAAGATCGCCTATATTGATGGAATTAAAGGGATACTGGCATACAGAGGCATAAACGTAGCTGATCTAATGGATTACTCCTATGAAGAAGTATCCCATTTGTTACTTAAAGGCTATCTGCCTGATGAAAGTGAACTCTCAGACTACATAACAACCCTGAGGAATGAAAGAGAGCTGGATTCTGGTGTAATAGATATATTGAGGATATGCAATAAACAGGCGGATGCCATGGATGTTTTAAGGACTGCGGTTTCTTACATTTCCCAATATGATGCTGATTATAATGACAATTCTGTAGATGCGAATACCAGAAAAGCTGTTAAAATGATTGCTAAATTTCCAACTATAGTTGCTGCATTTTATAGAATAATAAACGGCCTTGAACCAGTTTCTCCTGATTCTGAGCTTGGACATGGTGCAAATTTCTTATATATGCTTAAAGGGACCCGGCCAACAGAGCTTGAAGCAGAGATTATGGAAAAGGATCTGATACTGAGCGCTGAACATGGACTCAATGCCTCCACATTTGCTTCAAGGATAACTGCATCCACACTTTCAGATATACATTCTGCTATAATCTCCGGTATCTGTACCCTCAAGGGCCCATTGCATGGAGGAGCCAGACTCGGGGCTATGAATATGCTTGATGAAATCGGATCCATAGATAATGTTGAGAATTTTGTGGAAGAATGTATCATAGCCAAAAAAAGAATTGCAGGTTTTGGTCACCGGGTTTACAAGACCTATGACCCAAGGGCCAGAGTATATCGCAATCTTGCAAAAGAACTTTCGTATGAAGATGCCGAAAATGGATGGTATGAGATTGCAGAGAGACTTGAGGATGTGGTCAACAGGGAATTTGTTAAAAAAAGTGCAAAAATCATTTATCCAAATGTTGATTTTTATGCTGCTGTTGCCTATAAGTATCTAAGCATCCCTGCTCAGCTATCCACTTCCATATTTGCTCTTGGAAGAGTAGCAGGATGGACGTCTCATTGTCTTGAGCAATATGAAGATAATAGATTGATAAGACCTCGGGCCAAGTTCATCTGGAGAATTTATGACAAATGA
- a CDS encoding dicarboxylate/amino acid:cation symporter, with protein sequence MPIKIRPQESLKLIHPRSLKYMSKYLQSLVEGRLWLKIFIGMFLGIAVGLLLGPTYGLVDPVTATILGEWLALPGYIFLGLLQMIVIPLVFASIIRGIAAGEDIEQLKKVGLRVVGYFLITTVIAVFIGLGLATTIQPGQYISSDAVRATMGDVVAPVDVVENEISNSVIVSIPMQIGSLLPTNPLAAMVSGQMLQVVLFSIIVGIALVSMAPQQSKPLLDLLGSVQEVSMLVVKWSMLLAPFAVFGLLAKFTLNIGIEALLGMTVYVGTVLLGLLLLFSLYMLILYIVASMNPFVFLRSVHDVLLLAFSTSSSAAVMPLSIKTAEDKLGVRPSVSQFVVPLGATINMNGTALYQGVAAVFLAQVFGVDLGFGEMLLIVITVVAASIGTPATPGVGIVILAMILTSVGIPASGIALIIGVDRILDMSRTSVNVAGDLVACSVMEKWVGGEKSVLDEIAQEQDLEQKRELIDEDVIIDSSNVIADDGTASV encoded by the coding sequence ATGCCGATAAAGATCAGACCCCAGGAATCTCTGAAGTTGATACATCCCAGATCACTCAAGTATATGAGCAAGTATCTGCAATCACTGGTTGAGGGCAGACTATGGCTTAAAATTTTTATAGGGATGTTTCTTGGAATTGCTGTAGGACTATTGCTTGGACCCACCTACGGTCTTGTAGATCCGGTAACTGCCACTATACTTGGTGAATGGCTTGCGTTACCAGGGTACATTTTCCTTGGTCTTTTACAAATGATTGTAATACCTCTGGTATTTGCATCGATTATAAGGGGAATTGCTGCAGGAGAGGATATAGAACAGCTTAAAAAAGTTGGTCTTAGAGTCGTAGGCTATTTTCTGATCACCACTGTAATTGCTGTATTCATAGGATTGGGGCTGGCCACTACAATACAGCCAGGACAGTACATTAGCAGTGATGCTGTAAGGGCCACAATGGGAGACGTGGTGGCACCGGTGGATGTAGTAGAGAATGAAATAAGCAATTCTGTTATAGTATCAATTCCAATGCAGATTGGATCACTTCTTCCTACAAATCCATTGGCTGCAATGGTATCAGGGCAGATGCTTCAGGTGGTCCTTTTTTCCATAATCGTAGGTATTGCTCTTGTTTCAATGGCTCCTCAGCAGTCAAAGCCATTGCTGGATCTACTTGGATCTGTTCAGGAAGTATCGATGCTGGTTGTAAAATGGAGTATGCTACTGGCTCCGTTTGCTGTTTTTGGGCTTCTGGCAAAATTTACTCTAAACATTGGTATTGAGGCACTGCTGGGAATGACTGTTTATGTAGGAACTGTTCTACTTGGTTTATTGTTGCTGTTTTCTCTATATATGCTTATTCTGTATATAGTTGCCAGTATGAATCCCTTTGTTTTTCTAAGATCAGTACATGATGTTCTTCTTCTTGCATTTTCAACATCAAGTTCTGCAGCAGTAATGCCACTGTCTATTAAAACGGCTGAAGACAAATTGGGAGTTAGACCTTCTGTATCTCAATTTGTTGTTCCTCTGGGTGCGACTATTAATATGAATGGTACGGCTCTCTATCAGGGTGTGGCAGCTGTATTCCTGGCTCAGGTATTTGGTGTGGATCTTGGCTTTGGTGAGATGTTATTGATTGTTATTACAGTTGTTGCAGCATCAATAGGTACGCCTGCAACACCAGGTGTTGGTATTGTAATACTTGCAATGATACTTACCAGTGTGGGAATTCCTGCAAGCGGAATTGCTCTGATAATCGGTGTTGACCGTATTCTTGATATGAGTCGTACATCTGTTAATGTTGCAGGTGATCTTGTAGCATGTTCTGTGATGGAAAAATGGGTTGGTGGCGAAAAAAGTGTTCTTGATGAGATTGCTCAGGAGCAGGACCTGGAACAGAAAAGAGAACTTATTGATGAAGATGTGATCATCGATTCCAGCAATGTTATCGCTGATGACGGAACAGCATCTGTTTAA